The DNA region GGTCTGTGGTAAATTTCATCTACGGAAAAATCATTGATGACATCAATGCTGCTATACCCGACCTGCCGGCAAACAACAACACCAACAAATTCAGGGGATCAGTAAACGCAGCATATAGTATCCTAGCCAGGACCTATTATTACATGAATAACTTTACAGAAGCTGCAAAATATGCAGACCTTGCATTAAAAGAACCAGGAACAGGTTTGATGGATTACAATCCTGTTGCTACTAAAGCAGATATCCCCAATATGCCAATCAACAAACAGGAAATCTATGCCCGTTATGGAACAAATCCGGCTTCGGTAGTACTTCCTACGGTAGAATTCCTGAAGATGTTTGACAAAAATGACCTGCGTTTAAAACTATACTATACAAAACTGGGCGATTTTACATTTCCTACCCGTGGGGTAAGCCAGTTTTCACCAAATGGTAGTGCCGTTAGTTTTGGTACTTCTGTAGCGGAAATGAAACTTATCATTGCCGAAGCAGCGGCAAGGGCAAATAACCTGCAGTTGGCATTAGACCAAATGAACGACATCCGCAAATTCCGTACCGCGACCGCCGCTTATCAGCCTTTCCAATCGTCAGACAAAGAAGTGGTGTTACAGCGTGTACTTCTGGAACGCAGGTTTGAACTCGCCTTTAAAGGAATGAGGTGGATGGATATGCGCAAACTGGATGCAGAAAACAGAATGCCAGCCGTAAACCGTTTAAATGCAAAGGGAGACATCATCAGCACATTGGAGCCTCACAGCCCGAAATACGTGCTCAAGATACCTGCCGCTGTGTTGAACTTTAATCCGGATATGCCTCAAAATTAATCATACAGCATTCCTGGAAAGGCCAATTAACCTTTAATCCCTTTAAAAAATAACCTTTCTCCTTAAATCCCCGGACTTTGAGGGGAACGGTTATTTTTCTACCTTTACTGTGGCGAACCACATATAGGCCCTGCAGGCTTATGCCACAACATGATGCAACTGAACCCTGAAGCTGATTTTAACGAAGAAAAAACGCTCCTCTATCAAATCTCCACCGGAGATGAAAAAGTATTCAGTGTGTTTTTTCACCGCTACAGCCCTAAGGTTTACACCTATGCCTTAAAAATTGTAAAATCTGAATCGCTGTCGGAAGAAATTACCCAGGAAGTATTTGTAAAAATCTGGAACCTGGGCGAACAGCTCAATAGCATCGAAAACCTGGATGCATACCTGCGTGTATTCACACGTAATCAAACATTAAAAGTTTTGCGCCGACTGGCGCTGGAAGTCAGGACCAACAAAATGATGGCCCCGGGCTATACAGAAACCCATAATGAGACCGAGGAATACATCATCTTTAAAGATTCTGAAAAAATCCTCAACCAGGGCATTGCGCAACTCCCTGCCCAGCAGAAATTAGTATACCTGCTATGCCATCAGGAAGGCTTGAAGTATGAGGAAGCCGCCGAAAGGCTGAACATCTCCAAGCTCACTGTAAAAACCCATATGCAGCATGCACTCCGCTTTCTGCGCAATTATGTAAGCACCCATACCGATATTGCAGTGCTGGTCATCCTCATGACTTTTCTTGCCGAATTACATTAATCAACTTTTTTTCTTTTCCATTACTCCGACCTGCTTCGCCGGGGGTCTATATAAGAAAAGGAGTTTAGAACATCCACCCTATGCATATTAAATTAGAAAATTTATACCAGCGATATGTTGAAGGCACCTGTACAAACGAAGAACGTGCAGAACTGCTTTCTATCGTTGCAGCAAACCCTGACGACCCTGAACTTACAGGTTTGCTTGATGGTACCTGGAATAAAATAAATACAGCAGAAATGCAGTCACTGGATGATCCGGAAGACATGCTGAACAACATACTCGGTCAGCAAAAAAAATCAGTAGTCAAAAAAATCGGATGGTACCCTTATGCCGTAGCAGCATCTATCGTAATGGTTTTGGGCGCTGCCATCTTTTTTTATACCTCTAAGACCCCCACTGCCATACCGTCTAATCCAACAGCAGTCAACATTCCTCCGGGAACAAATAAAGCCACTTTAACCCTGTCTGACGGAAAAGTAATTACCCTGGACAATACAGCTGAAGGAGAAATTGCCACTCAGGCCGGGATCATCATACGTAAAACCAAGGATGGACAGCTTGTATACGACATAACAAAAGACCAGGAAACAAAAACCTCA from Pedobacter africanus includes:
- a CDS encoding RNA polymerase sigma-70 factor, producing the protein MMQLNPEADFNEEKTLLYQISTGDEKVFSVFFHRYSPKVYTYALKIVKSESLSEEITQEVFVKIWNLGEQLNSIENLDAYLRVFTRNQTLKVLRRLALEVRTNKMMAPGYTETHNETEEYIIFKDSEKILNQGIAQLPAQQKLVYLLCHQEGLKYEEAAERLNISKLTVKTHMQHALRFLRNYVSTHTDIAVLVILMTFLAELH
- a CDS encoding RagB/SusD family nutrient uptake outer membrane protein, giving the protein MKTRIYYTLLVCCVFSLFSSCKKFLEVEPKGKVILKTLTDYDLLLNSQNLTSSGEQLLNQMSDDLDIPTVDPMTRTTTILSYVWSNDLNPTVNESPLVWGKHYANIYAFNAVINGVEQATTGTPKEKKKLKAEALVGRAFEYLYLVNLYARTYNAATANTDLAVPFIISTDIMNKTPERSVVNFIYGKIIDDINAAIPDLPANNNTNKFRGSVNAAYSILARTYYYMNNFTEAAKYADLALKEPGTGLMDYNPVATKADIPNMPINKQEIYARYGTNPASVVLPTVEFLKMFDKNDLRLKLYYTKLGDFTFPTRGVSQFSPNGSAVSFGTSVAEMKLIIAEAAARANNLQLALDQMNDIRKFRTATAAYQPFQSSDKEVVLQRVLLERRFELAFKGMRWMDMRKLDAENRMPAVNRLNAKGDIISTLEPHSPKYVLKIPAAVLNFNPDMPQN